Within Mytilus edulis chromosome 10, xbMytEdul2.2, whole genome shotgun sequence, the genomic segment TATTAGTATATTAAGTCCCTGTCCAAGACAAGTccatatcaattatttttttaggaaTAAATACTCATGGGAAGTTTGCAgatgtatgtgtgtgtgtttgttaatttctttgtaatCTTTTTGATGGGTCTTTTTGGATTTTGTAATTTTCTGTTCAATTCCTAGcatattttatttatgaatacGAATAGATCAggttatttttcatttcattaaactACGTTCTTTATCTATCGCACTATACATTGTGTACTTGCAAAACGTAAATTCTTAATAGTCGTACTACACCAAGTTAGTGATATTTGATTTGATTCTGCCACAACAGAaaacaaaagagggacaaaagataccaaaagggacagtcaaactcataaatcgaaaataaactgacaacgccatggctaaaaatgaaaaagacaaacggacaaacaatagttcacatgacacaacatagaaaactgaagaataaacaacacgaaccccaccaaaaactaggggtgatctcaggttctctgGAAGAGTAAGCACAATCAGAAACAATCACCCTAACAATTTTAATGTCATCCGTATTACTAACATTGATTGGTGAGATCATTaacggttttttttaaatggttcgtgttgctttatTAGTCTTCGTGTTGTGTTCTGTAAACCGTTGTTTGACTCTTTTTTTCCCGTTTTTCCattggcgttgttagtttattttcgactatTGAAATGGATTGTTATTCTATTTAGGAACAATTTTAAAGGAATGTATCCTCTCTTGCATTATTCTGATTCCGCTTCTGGGTTTGGTAATACTATTTTGTCATTTGAGGGCATTACGTTTTCTGGTATGTTCgatcgtccgtccgtccgttcgttggttcgtccgttcgttcgttagtttgttcgtctgtcccgctttagtttcaagtttttggtcgaggtaatttttgatgaagttgaaaccaatcaacttaaaacttagtacacatgtttcctataatattatctttctaattttaatgtcaaattaaagatTTACTACCATTTTCacgttccactgaacatagaaaatgaaagtgcggatGGGGCCTCcgcgtgtactatggacacattcttgttttttgttgtattagCTCTTCAACACCCGTACTGATCTTGTGCAGTAAAATTGGCACCTTAACTTTCATTTCATCACGTCACATGAAATAATTGGATCGAAAGCGGCCAGTTGGGAGAGCAGtaaatgtttaatttaaaaatgttagtaaaaaacGACCTACAATGTTTTTTCTATGTCGTAGGGTTGCTGCTTTTGCAGTAAATGTATCACCAACATCAATATAACTTATACAATATTCGAACTTGCTGCCGTTGAAAAACCTTAGGTCAGTTATGCTTTTCAAAATACTCTTTGGCTTGTATATGAACTTAGAATGTATATCAAAAAAGATGGTTATGAAATATAATATGTTTaagatatttaaaagtaataaCTAACTTAGTGAGAAAATAATGAATACAAAcattaatgaataaaaataaaaaaataaacatagaaaTTTAAGAAGGAATGGTGGAAAAAAACAACAGTCAAAATCTATGTATTAAGCAGGATATTGTTTACATATAGAGATAATATTAtgttcaaatacaaatattttcagAACAGACACTTCAAAATCTTAAGCCTTACTTTGTGAAAAAACTGATGCAATTCTACGTTTAAAACATACTGTTTGTCGTTCGATTTAATCAGTAATAATTGATTTTCCCAGAAGAAAGGGCTAATAATGTAATTTAACATACtgtgtacatttttataaatacaaatatttgttcttttCGGTGTCATTCGAGGTGAATTAAAATGGCTGTTAGTTATTAAAACTACCGTATTTACCTTGATGTAATTTCCTCAAAAGTTTATTGCAAGCCAAAATAGTTTTTTAAGAATGTACtttagtgaaattaaaaaaataattaaaccagTGTTTAAAATTGGAACTATAAGACAGAAGAGCATTATTTAGGGAACGGAATTAgcttaaaaaacattaaaaagttaTGGAattccttttcgagatatttcattttaacaaaatGACGGGAAAAGGCTaatcggacttttaccttatatttgcattgttaCCTTTGGGTCTTAAgtcgaaagaaaagaaatctagaatctacttaaaatttgttaaatgaccttttatgagtaATTGAAGTCTTCTATGAAAAGAAAAacgggtgttatggggcaaaacaTTTTACCCTGTATCGCCAAAAATGAAACCAAGACGTTCAAACATCTGACATAAAATACAAAACCTCACCTAAAATCTTGGAATGTATATAAATTGTCAAGACCGAGCTGTTTTATCTTTTTCATGCTTGCAAATAACGAACATTTACATAAGTGACATACGTATAATTCAAGAACTTGCAACAAAGGCAGTACATACTTGACAGAAACTCTAAATTTCATACATAACCCATTATAATatcttgtattaaaaaaaaataaaaaaataaataggcaACTCCAATCCATAGGATGTGAATTTTCTCACCTTCATGTTGACCTCTCCGTACTAGAGAGTAATTTTCAAATGTGTATAATCATCTCTCAATACCATAAAAAACAAaccaagaaaaaaaacccacatactTTTTTGCTGGTTGAAAATAATGGAAATGGCAGTTATTGATACTATTTCTGGGTTTTGATATATTCCATggcattctatcaacggatagaACTAAATTTAGATAGAACTAAAATCTATTTAACGaatgactgtaattttttttctgtctatgaagaaataacaccAAAAATGTTgtacacactgaataacccgtatagtgggttattttaaagtgtgaatcatatttttgatgttatttcgaatagacataaaaaatattacagtcattccttaaaattAATTCTAAGCCGGGGtgaatcatgaaaaaacgttggtgacgtcacggtcacatgccGAGACagaattatgtctatgagctgatagacaaaacattAGCAGCCAATCAAAAGACTCGTTAAACCCGATTAGAATTATTTGATCATGTTCAAATTTTGATCTATGTTTGTAGGAATTAGGTTAGTCATGATAGATGACcgctttttttttcatacaaaatacATCCAAGTGTAACAGTCATTGATAGTCAGTAACTACTGAATACCGTGTCCGTTAATCAGAATATCACATTCAAAATATAGCTAACTTCATTGTGACGAATTTTGTCTGCTTAACTTAGGGACACATGTTAATTTACAGACTTATCATTACATTTAGTTCAAGCTATCTATTTTCGCGACTTTCACGAGTAGAAAAAAAATGCGAATGTAAATCGTCGGGAAGGTGTAAAATTTAGATCTTTACTTATTGAACGACATTATGTAAATTTGAAACGCGAAGATGAAATTCAGAATAGTGTCGAAGTTGAATAGAGGAAGGGATAAAAGCGAGATAAAGTGTCTGCGAAAATAGGTTGGTTTACAGGAGCATCTACGGTAAATACATTATTAAGTTCGATTAGAAATGAGATAGAATTACCATAGGTAGCCGTATCACTGATActtgttaaacattattttattttttagatcaTTAAACTATAAAACAGTTCAAATACtctgtttgttttataaaactaGTGAAAGCAGGACCTAAAGAACCACACACTGTGaaagttatataaatattatgaCAGAACGCGGTCGAGGACCTCCGGCATAGATATGAAGTCTTTTAATGGGTTTTCTCAatcaaaatcgttattttttttttactttttgcttaAAAATGTGGCACCCTATTGAATTGAATACTAAAGGGGTTCTAATTTTGTGTCATGTAAATATTAGAAGCGTTAGGATCATGATATAATTACATTCCTCCCGCAAGAGTCTCTTTGGTTTGATATTTGCTATCACattataaaattcataatttaatgaatatttgttttgttttttaaaacgtTATTGTAACTATGAAGATCATGTTCCTATATAGATAAACACTAATATACTAAGAGCATCCTAAACTGGGTGCTACGGCATATATTTATTCAAGGATTACTTAGACTAGAAGGAACTTGAGTCCAATGGTATCGACCTAAAGGtcaaaatgtataattattttatttgtttaagtccACTTATTAATTGATACGACAACTAAGAAGTTATACTGACATTTGGCAAGAACGTTGTCATTCAAATGCTTAATCTTAGTTTGAGAAGCGTTTGTACATAATTTTTGTTGTTACCGATAGTGAATTAAGCAGAGACAGGAATATACACACATAATTTCAAATTACATAAAAAAGGATAAAAGGAATTTCAGAAAATATACGACAGCACAACACACCATGCACATTAACCACGAACAAACGACTCCTCAGAGAAAGTAGGAAAAACAGTTTACTTTGCCTATTTAAACCGTATATACGTCGTGTACAAACGTTTTGTACATggtataatttgtacaatgcaaaaaCACAAGTTATAAactgtacaaaagtacctcatacatgtaacaacatttacaaaatgttgctttaaaatggttttaacttgttcaaaatatgtttctattattacattaacctcaataatattttcatcattttttttggttataattgTCCATTTATGTGTTAAATAGTTAGATTCCTTTTTGATACAATTAATGaccatataaatattttttataattacttttaaaatacctTAAAAACAGGGAATGGGTGTTTTCGGATATTTGATTGGAATCTTTGGTGAATGACTTTGCTTTTTGTCCTCCTGCTGGTTTTATGTTGTGAGTCATTTGCCATTTTTATAAATGAGCTAACTTTCTTGTAGTAGTAGCCATTGGATAGTTTTGAAGTTTTAAGTCTCTCTGGATAACTCATGTCTTTGAGAGCTGGTAGTTGTTTTGTTACCCTTCTTTTGACTCCTTCTATTTTATCATTATTGTTTTTCTTGTATGGAGACCACACTGAACTAGCATAGTCCAAAGAAGTTCTGACCattgttttatttaagaattgaatgcttctttttgtattttttggggtgtaaaagtgttgaccgaagtacattttgtatgaagcgcggaaaatgtacgcacggtcaacgcttttacaaccctataaagttacaaaaagaagcattcaatacttataattacattttttagctatgatcatgaaaacacgaattttatatattttattatttaattcacctgtgcactttattgttggagcacgtgttatcgtgaatgaaaagttgtattgagcaatgcaactgcttacggaataacacgtgatgtgcagttagccaatcagaataatatattataatgaaacatacatctaatgtaattataatggTATGAATGTCTCCGTACCCgagtatttaaaattttaatagccATTTGTCAATCCTTGCTTCCATCTTGTGtaggttatcttgaatactagtGAAGTTTTGTCTGAGATTTCAAATTTTGACATCAATCGTGCACGAAAGAGGGCTTTTTTCTAGCCAGCAGATACAAGCTGATGGATCGACTTGACGATGAAAGCATAAAAGGCGTGGTGATGAATGTGAATGCAGTTTTTTAAGGATTTAACTGCTGGTCGGAAGAACCTGTAGTAACCATACTTATAGAACAGAATAGAATATTTATATTTCCCAAATTGCAGGGCCCAtaggcataaaatcagatacaattgattaacataattggtaacaacaacaataatagtcgcatgtaaatatatatttagtatattaGCTTTGATCAGaattctattccccagtcactcAGCGGGAGGGTGATTGGGGATGGGGAACACATAAGTAAATAAGGGTGGCTGTAATATGTCTACCTcttcataaaaataaacattacctCTTGTTTTCACAATTGAATATAGGTTTAACTATAAGACGccgaaaataaaaatttgataaggatgatttgaacatatttatttaaaagaagatttgttcaatgaaaaagaaaataatcctGTGTATATATGCAacagattagaaaaaaaaagatttttgttcTCTCATATTTACCTTTTCGATAGTTGTTGATGTTCCGTGTATCTCTAACGTTTTCCTTCATCTGACAATGATGGACCTAGCTAGATTCGTCGCATTTTTGAAATCTTAAGTTTGCAATGTTTTGGAAAATAAATCGTAACAGATTTTGTgcattactgatgagtcttgtgtaggcTAATCGCAATCCGACGTGCTAGATAAGGGccttgtatctatgataagtATTTTAACATGTGATTAAACCCAAGATGAAACAAGATTTCTTCTTcaagaatttttattttgttctctTTCTCTTTGAGAAGTATTGCAGGGTAACATATTTTCGTTCACTCtttatacttttattaaatgTGTCACTGTCACACTTAAGGAGGTGGTACTATTTGCTTTTTCTTGATAGCctaatgtttttttgtcattctttCCAATCAAAGAACCATTTTATTGTTCACGAAAATATATGTAAAGAGCGACAACtcatatatattaatttgatcAAATCATGGTATATGATTTAAATAGTAAATATTGCACGtctaaataaaaacacattttatgtgTTCTTCGGGACTGAAAAAAGGACAAAATATCTTCTATATTGTCGGTTATAGAAATTATTCGAATATGtcttaaacatgaaaaaaaaaaattattcaatagCAGAATAGTATAATGTCTCTGTCagataatactgtaaattcagaagttattgcaatatttttatttttgcctaAAATGCGACAGGGTCATAATCGATAGAATTTAAACCTGCATTTCGATTTTTTGTAATGTGAATTAAACGGGATTTTTCTCAATACCGCAAAATTTAAAATAGCAATTAAGTTTAAATCTCAATAATAAATgcaggcaataatttctgaatttacggtAGATGCTAATTTGTTTTTGCTGCTTAATAACGAATAATTCCATTTTCTTATTACTGTATGTTTCTTTAAGAATTTCCCTTGTAAAAAAAGTGTTCTTTTACAACCCAAAATAGAATATACTAGGTAGACATGTtcagaaaaaaaacttattgATGAGATGTCaatgtctgttatatttgtttttttcgtaaattgtttttttttataagttaaatttTTCATGTTGAGGACTTTTAAAGGCGACTATACAGTATATGTGTTTtctgattgttgaaggctatgattgcttacattcacttcatttgcactttggttgatagttgtcttattggcaatcataccacatctccttattttttttactcCTATAACACTGAATAGGGATTGCTTTGACTATCTATATGAAATAGGATTCACAACAGAGCCATATTTCAAGAGAATGTCCCCTCAAATGTGTTTAAGAGACCTAATCAACTCAGAACATATTATTTTTGCCATATTTTAGTTAAATCCAATCTAAATTAATACATTAACATtatctctttggcatattccctaATTCTATTCCCAGTTCtatttattttaagaattgaatgcttctttttgtaacttcattggggtgtaaaagcgttgaccgaagtacattttgtatgaagcgcggaagcgcttctttctaaaaatgtgcgcacggtcaacgcttttacaaccctatgaagttacaaaaagaagcattcaatacttataattacattttttagctatgatcatgaaaacacgttttttgttaaatataattcACCTGTGTACTTTTTTGTTGcacacgtgttatcatgaatgaaaagttttattgagtaatgcaattgcttaaggaataacacgtgttgtgctgttagccaatcagattaaagtattataatgaaacatacatctaatgtaattatatgcaTTTCAATAAAATGACCTTGAGCTATTCTAGACATTTTCAAACGCTCAACAGCTGGTTATGCCGAGCatcaggccattagttttctcgtttaaaatgttttacattgtcatttcgggaccttttacaGTTGACTATGCACtctggtctttgctcattgttgaaggccgtatggtgacatatagtCGTTTATTTCTGTGACATGTGGTCTCtagtggagaattgtctcattgtcaatcataccacatcttcttttttttttatagtagcaGAAAATAAGACTTGTTGTGTTAACATTTGTATTTATCTAAATCAGCTATTTAAATTCACGAGTCTTACACGCACAGTGTATTGATCGATTggttgttggtgttttaacgtcacttttaagcaccactttttgtctttttcatggcGGCCAGTTTTTCTTAGTGGGTGTAGCCGGCACGCACAGTGTAACAAtacttatatttgatataagtacACATGTATTATAGACTATTTaagaacaaatatatattcaataacaGTTTTATTGTTCATAATAAAGCACACTGACTGAAAACTGAGTTATTTTTCTGATaaacatttacatttgttttgaaattattttcaataatgtACTCAACGAGTTTAGGGCCAGGATAATCTATTGCTATGATTCCAAATCGACCTTGACCTTGATTTGATCTGACATACTTATAAAGCTTCGGATTAAGCGATCTAGCAATTTCACGCGGAGCATCAATACCCTTAGTACAACTGTTGAAAGTAAGGTGTATTATATTGTTTGTGGTGGATCTTGTGTTATCTAAATGGGCTTTGACCCTTCTCCATTTCTCCTTATAACTAGACGCCTTCCAATAATCTTCTATGTCTAGCGTAGCATATGGAATACCTATAGGGTTATTCTCTCTCTTGAAATCCCGTAAAATTATGATTTTACCTCTAACCTCTTTAATAAATGGAATATTTTCCTCTAGCCAAATATTTTCTCTGTAATTCTGGAGAGTTAACCAAACTGTTTCACAAAAGGTTCTCGTGCATTCAGCCGCTTTATATTCCTCCTTTACTCTCACCAGTAAAACCTCACTTGGATGAGATTTAACAAAAGATGTCATTGTGTTCATAACATCGGTAAAGCTACAGTGTTCATAAAACTGTCCATGATGGATCGGCAAACCATTTTTGAAATGGCGGCAACGTATATCGAAAAAACGTATGCCAATCTTTAGCTGGATGCTTAGTGATAAACTCTGACACCAAGACCATATGATATCTCCTGCTCTTGCCATAGTATCGTGTGTGCCTGGTATTGACACTTTAGATACAGACATTGAATCTGGTAACTTTTTCATCCAGTCGGTATGTCTTATACCTGGGTCATCCGGGACATTCCAATAGTCAGGATCCCTTGCGTTTACATTtcctgtaaaacaaaaacaaaatttcattgaattgattgattgattattgtttgcttaacgtcccgtggcaaatatttcatgcatgttaaggACGAGttttcattggatgttggatatgtattgacaaatgattAACTTTTATACAGCGAAAAACACTTGTTTTTACGCCTACTTTTTCATTCATTCTTATAAGACGGACTTCATACAGAAACCTGAAtatgatttgataaaatatttcccaataaaatcaaaatatctttACTGAAGTTGTTGATGTATAGTTAACATTGCGTTTTCTTATATTCGACGTGTTCTCTAGATAAAATGCCCTTATGTatgttatcaaatatatatgGGAATCTGTCTATGTCTTGATTTGGGAATATTAGGaatatttcgttggacacttaaattcgcaAATAAGGTCATTCACGAAAATCACGAAATTTGGTACGCCATGCGTTTACTTTTAGATTAGTGTAGGTACAAAATGTCATAATATTTTTGACAACGTAAAAACATACGTCCTTCctttattgttgatatttgaaTTGTTGAACTCCTTGTTCAGAAAATTATAATATGTCATGGTATCAAACAACTATATTTTCAATACCAGTGCTTAATCATACTCATTTTAATTAGGAAAAGCTACGAGTTCTCTAGCTAGAACTTTTTAATCAAGTTAAAACAGTGAGTTCTGACTAATTTTCCACAAAATGTTATTAATTTATCAAAatgcttttatattttatttcaaattcacgTTTTATATAACTGTGTTTTTTCACAAATTGACACTAAAACTAGAATCGTAAAATCATACCGACTGAATACACATTTCGGagtataattatttgtttaattttaaaattagtcGTTTGCTGTGATTGTCGAAATCCTCGTAAGTTGGTATATACcacaaataaaaattattaactgTACCATTTTAGCGTTTTTTGAATATAAaagcatttttataaattaataacaTTTGTGGAAAATCAGTCAGAATTCACTGTTTTAACTTGATTAAAAAGTTCTAGAGTACTCGTTGCCATTCTTAAAAATAAATAGGATTAAGCACTGGTATGGAAAAATATAGTTGTGTGATACCATGACATATTATAATTTTCATGCTTTTCGTGAATAGCTTTTTTCTCATcaattggcgtccgtcgtctgtcgtccatcgtccggcgtcgtctgttaactttcacaataatcttctcctctgaaactactgggctaaattttaccaaacttggctacaatcaacattggggtatctagttcaaaaaaggtgtccggtgacccggccagcCAACTGAGATGGcttccatggctaaaaatagaacattattTATTATTACAAGGCATTTTTATAGCgcattatataaaaatacaattactctaagcgctttacatgttaaaacaaaagtacacaagttCGTACATACACGAAATTACAAAGTTAAACATATACCGAAATATGTATTTAGCATACATCAAATCAACTATAGAAAGTAAAGACTacagcaacttggtaaaaaattacttaaaagaattattaatgaataagtaaaaatttgaataactaaatatttctaaaatttgctgaattttgtatttaaaaataagttaCTAAAATATATCAGCTTGTAAAAATATACAAACGTTATATAGAAACTTGAATATACAGAAACATAGGGGTacaatgtagattttggcttaatactctgaaaccaaagcatttagagcatatctgacaggggtaaaattgtttttcaagtcaagatctaactgccctgaaacTTTTAGATGAATCGAACAaacggttgttgggttgctgccccataattggtaattttaaggacattttgctgtttttggttattatcttcaatattaatatagatagagattaactgtaaacagcagtaaAGTACAAATAAGTTCAAGATgagcaaaatggtcaattgaccccttaaggagttattgccctttatagtcaattttaccaattttttataaataaactcatcaaagataccaggactaaatttagtatatacgccagacgcgtgtttcgtctacaaaagactcatcagtgacgctcgaatccaaaaaagttaaaaaggccaaataaagtacgaagttgaagagcagaaccaaaattcctaaaagttttgccaaatacagctaaagtgatctatgcctgaggtagaaaagccttagtatttcaaaaaattcaaataatttgtaaaca encodes:
- the LOC139491635 gene encoding 1-phosphatidylinositol phosphodiesterase-like, producing the protein MGNVNARDPDYWNVPDDPGIRHTDWMKKLPDSMSVSKVSIPGTHDTMARAGDIIWSWCQSLSLSIQLKIGIRFFDIRCRHFKNGLPIHHGQFYEHCSFTDVMNTMTSFVKSHPSEVLLVRVKEEYKAAECTRTFCETVWLTLQNYRENIWLEENIPFIKEVRGKIIILRDFKRENNPIGIPYATLDIEDYWKASSYKEKWRRVKAHLDNTRSTTNNIIHLTFNSCTKGIDAPREIARSLNPKLYKYVRSNQGQGRFGIIAIDYPGPKLVEYIIENNFKTNVNVYQKNNSVFSQCALL